The Phragmites australis chromosome 13, lpPhrAust1.1, whole genome shotgun sequence DNA window GATATGTCAAGATTAGGGTAATCTTGATAGGTAGTATTTGCATGCAGGTTAAATATACTTACTAGCATGTAGTGGTACGGGTGCATGTGTTGCATGCTCAGTTAGTGTATTCATGACCGAGCGAATAAAGGTTGTGATGTGCCTAGTCGTCGCATGCGTCGAGCTAGCTGCTAGGTGGGCTCGGTGGTAGACCGAGTTAGAATACATGTGGCATGGCGTAGTGCCCGGATCGGCAGCCAAGAGGTGAGTGCACGTATGTGTCATTTGGAGCTAGCCATGCATGTGTTTGAGGCCTCTTGTCGAGTTGAGTAGAGGAGTTCTGTCCGAAGATTGGCATCGTCTAGGTCGAGTCAGGGCATCATAATTAGGGGGTGATTTGTTAGTTGTAATCATGTTGCCCGTATAAGTTGTGTCTACATGTGTAGTCAGGTCTTGGATGTGAGCTCCCGAAGAATCGGTCAGGCCAAGCCAACGTGCAAGAGGTGGAGTGATTAGTGATTGCATTATTTGTTAGCCTGTTCGCAAGTTCGAGTAGTGGCCATAGGACTCGGCCGTGGGATGGCACATTTTGAGTTCGTCGCTGATGAGTCGGGCTAACTGCCCATGTAATACTTGCATCGTTTGTCTATTTAAAGGAGAATACAAGAAAAGGCTGCAAGCGAGTCGAGAGGAGCACCAAAAGTCCATATGTTccactgttcatcttcttcctcggatTCCTATGTGAGTTGGTGATCGGGTGATAGTATGAACGAGTTATCTCCAGGAGAGGGGCTACGTGATGCAGCTCCAACAGCCTTCAGTCGGAGAGGCAGGCTCATCATCGTCGTTTTCATGTACCTCGAGCTCTACCTCGTCGCTGTCGACTTCCTCATCCTCGAGGGCCACAACCTACAGAAGCTGTTCTCGGCAGCGAGCTTCCGGCTCAGCGTGCTCAGGGTCAAGGGCAAGCAGGGGTTCGTGTTGGCCACCATGCTCGTTGTGCTACCGACGATGTGGTTCAGCAGCCTGTTGAGATCGACTCCGAGGTGCTCCGACCAGTCCAGAGGTGGAAGAAAATAAGGCTTAGGGCTTGCTCCGGTGAGGAGTTTTGCTTGAGGATGAGCTTAGGGATGATATGAGGAACTCACGGGCAACCTTCTCCTTAACACTTCGGCTTCCGTTGAGTTCGAGATGGAGGAATGATGAGAAGCTCTCCTGGCAAGGAAAAGGACTAGCTACCTAGCTTCTATTCCCTGATGGTTTACTGTTTTGCTGACTGGTGTGCTTCTATTCCCTGCCCTGCGTTCGTGGACTTCCTGATAAAGTCTCTTGAGGCGGTATCTATACTCCTGTTGGAGTTGATAAATTTTTTGAACGAATTACTATTTCTTTTAACGAATGGACTTGttaacctctctctctctctatttttgaCTTCTCTTTTTGTTGCACACTAAAGCCAATAATAAGCTGCAGGCGGTCGGAAACAACTTGAATCCTCAACTAACGCCATGCATGATCCCAGCTACATCTCCATGCATCTACCTAGGGTTTTTTTAGGGGTAAATTTACCAGAGGTTATCgataaacataatttatcagatatatagaacaaaatttaaataaatttaaacaaaatgcTAGAAAATATGATGATTTTTTCTACCATATCCACCAATAAACCTggtaaaatatatatagagagagaggaaaactagtatgtactcctgagAGTATATACTCCATACTACTATATACTACATAAATGAACTAGATATATTCCtttatcactataagtatacttatatactcattctaagatactccgatgtgaactacataaaaaatattgaaaaatatccatcaattttaatagattttgataatacatttatatttgtacataaaatataatataccccaaaaaaatatatgcaaaataCTTAAAAAGTATACATTCTACTTGgataatcttatatactcacattttccatatacatactatttatcacatgagatactaCCTGTATTATGAGAtacgtgtgtgtgtgtatatatatatatatatatatatatatatccgggaaaaaaaattccatgCACCAAGGCCCTGCGCGGCATGCTACACATGCACCGTACTGTTCTGGAATGTGGACTTGCAGTGACCATCAATATATTGACTACCTAGCCAGCCAGCTCATTAAACACGAGGCTCAAATCGATCGCATCTGGAGTCATGCATGACCCTTGGTTCGACCTGGTTCGCCGCATGCGCTCTCGCTCATTtcgtatgcatgcatgcagatgccAGACACGCATGCAACTTCGAGACTCGACGAGCAACTCTCTAGCCGCCGGAAGTAGTATATTGCAGTCGATCTCTGCAGGTTCCGTTTTGTTTTCAGTGGTACCAAACCAAGCTTGACCGCAGCCGGCGCTGAGCCGCTGACCACTTGACCTCAGCCGGTCGTCACCTTAATTTTAAAAGTTCCCTCGCGCGCCTATATAAACGTCAACAGATTAAGCTGGTGATCCAACATAGACCGACCTTGCAAGCTGCCTAGCTTGAAGATATAGCAAAACTTACTGCTTACCGTGCGTGTATACATTTAAACTACTTGCAAATTATATTTGCAATGGACACGAGCACCAACACTGATATTCAGCCTCCATCATCTGCCAAGACGACAGGCTTCCTCAAGACCTGCTTCAATGGAGTCAATGCACTCTCCGGTGATTTTATTGATCACTCTTCTTGTTTCTAAACCCTATTTTGTCACAAACGAGTAGCTGCTAGCATCGTATCAAGATAATATATATTGCATTCGTTATACATAATTCTTCATGTATCAAGTATCATTACGTCCACTGATATCACTTGCTGCTCTTTGCATGCAGGTATCGGGCTGCTATCCATCCCTTACGCGCTGTCCCAGGGCGGGTGGCTGAGCCTGACCAtcttcctcgccgtcgccgtcatCTGCTGCTACACGGGGCTCCTCCTGCAGCGATGCATAGACGCCAGCCCGTTCGTGAGGACCTACCCCGACATCGGTGCGCTGGCCTTCGGCCGGAGAGGCAGGCTCATCGTCGCCGTTTTCATGTACCTCGAGCTCTACCTCGTCGCCGTAGACTTCCTCATCCTCGAGGGCGACAACCTAGAGAAGCTGTTCCCGGCGGCGAGCTTCCGGCTCGGCGCGCTCAGGGTCAGCGGCAAGCAGGGGTTCGTGCTGGCCGCCACGCTCGTTGTGCTGCCGACGACGTGGTTCAGCAGCCTGAGCGTACTGGCCTACGTCGCTGCCGGCGGCGCGCTCGCGTCCGTCGTCCTTATCGCAGCCGTCCTGTGGGTTGGGGTGTTCAACGGTGTTGGGTTCCACGAGAGGGGAAGGCTCGTGCACTGGGCTGGCATACCGAGCGCCATGAGCCTATACTCGTTTTGCTTTAGTGGGCATGCCGTGTTCCCCATGATATACCAGGGGATGAAAGACAAGAAAAGGTTCCCCATGGTAAGTCAGAACTACGTTATGCTTTGAAAGGCTCATTAGGCAATCTCATAATGCATCGGATATAATCTCTTGCTTTCTCATGCAGGTGCTGTTCATCTGCTTCACCGTGAGCACGCTCAGCTACGGCGTCATGGGCATCATCGGGTACCTCATGTACGGAGACGCGCTCAAGTCCCAGGTCACCCTCAACCTCCCATCGGGGAAGGTGAGCTCCAAGATCGCCATCTACACGACGCTGGTGAACCCGCTAACCAAGTACGCGCTGGTGGTGACCCCCATCGCCGAGGCCCTAGAGGCCACGCTCGGCGTCGGCAAGAACCGACTCCTCTGCGTCCTCGTCAGGACGGCGCTGGTCGTGGGCACTGCCGTCGTCGCGCTGGCGGTTCCCTTCTTCGGCGACGTCGTCGCGCTCACCGGCGCCCTGCTCAGCTGCACGGCCACCATGCTGCTGCCGTGCCTGTGCTACCTCAGGGTCCGCGCCAAGGTCATCAGGCCGTCCCAAAAGATGTACTGGATGGAGACGGCAGTTTGTTCCGCCATTGTTGTGGTTGGCGCCGCGATTGTTGTGGTTGGCACGTACAGTTCTGTGAAGCAGATTGTTCGGAGTCTGTAATAATGGAACAAATGCTAgctcgcatgcatgcatgcgcgagGTGAAGCTGTGCTGTATAACCTTTACATTATTGCCAGGAGCCCGGGACTGTGGTACCTGATTTTTGTTTAAGTCGATTTCTTGGTAGTTGAATTATAATTTGAGATGTGTGTTCGTCTTATTCTGATTTTGATATCGTGATCCATGGGACCCAATGGCCAATGCACGTGAGAATGAGTTGCTCTTGTTGTATTCTCtgctacttaaaaaatatataatggtCAGTCCTCAATTAGGCAGGATATATTGTCTCTTCACGTCCTGCCCACGTTCTGATAGGTGGTCCGCTTCTCACCGAGTCTCCCTCCCCACATTTTCTATTTCTCGATCTCCCTTTTTTCCTCATGCACCCGCATCACACCGCCCTGCCCTACTGCCTCCATCCCAACTGTGCCACCACCCTCCATCCGCAAGAACACGTCGCCCGTCAACCCCCTGATTCCTACACTCACTCCTTCCACGATCCACGTCGATCCAGCTCGCTCCCACCCCAATTTACACCACACAAACCTAGCACACCTTATCCACGCCCTCCTCGCTAGCCACGACACCTCCTCCTCGATCAAAATCAATTCCGATCCTTGCTCCGAATCTTCCCCACCACCCTGACGACACATGCACCTCGCCGCTTCTGCCATCGTATTCCGCGGACTCCTCTAAATGACTATGACCGATCGGCCGCCCATGTCCTTGCGTTGAAGCTCCACTTGAGTCGAGATCAGCAGATTGGGTGGAATAAGGCATGTTTccattctctttctcttctccaATTTTATTTTCCATCAACGACGCCGCCATATCCATCCCAAGACTCCTCGTCCTTCATGTTGCTGACCATGTCGAGGCGGCCATGCTCCAGCAACCGAGACCATATTACGAAGCCACATGCTGTTGTAATAGAATCAAATGGTTTTCCAAGCTAATGCTCGTGTTCATGTTCAGAACAGCCTTATTAGAACCTAACTTAACAAATGACAGGCATACCTCATTAGTTTATAGTGTTCTTCATCTGATTTGTGTTTCAAGATGAATAATTTCTAGCTTCGAGGACGAGGAGACATCCTGCCTCAACTCCAGTGAGTGGTGCCACTGTGCTCTTCTCCCTGGCTTTCTTCTATGCTTATCCTAACCCTACCCATGGTCTAGGAAACTAATGCTTCTTTTGCAGTTCATGACTTGAATACTTTATTGTAGTGGATTTAACTGAAGAAATTAGTTAGTGCAAGTTATATCAGCAGTGCAAAGTATCTTGACTTAAAATTGGACCAGTACATGGGATTTTTATGTGCTGTCCCAGTGGGTTAGGACTGATAGGGATTTAGTTTGTACACAAACTGTGCTTAGTTGTGCTAGTCCAGATTCTGTGTTTGGTTAAATTTTGATGGTCCAGAGCTTTTGTTTGTATCCATTTTCCCTCTAACGATTGCTAAAATTTCAGCGTTGCCCTACAGAACACTGATTTGCGTAAGGCACATTGGTTACATTAATCTGAATTTGGGGACCATAATGTCTTGTTCATTGGTGCTGCCTTGAATCTTGTAAAATTCTTGTGTCTTTATTATCATCATTTCATTATTAGATAAAAAGATGCAAACTATATGTGCCTTGTTAAATGAGAATTACTTTGATCAGTTATGATTGCAACTGCtcaaatcattttattttttattataagatCTGGTAGGCAGGGAAATAAAACCGATGTAGTTATCAAATTAATTTCAGTGCACATTTCTCTTGTAGGCACAACCACTTATTTTACAGTTGGTTATCTCCTTTTGTTGCACACTGGTGAGCTTACAACTATCATGCTTATGTTGTAACACCAGATGCAATAGCAAGTTTAATTACTGAtctatgttaagaaaaagttccaCGACCACTGGAGAGATAAGCTTTGCAGACAATGACAAGAACTGCAGTAGAGAGATGTAACTTGGCATGGGTTCTTTTCTAATAGaggttcttttcttttccatgtGAGGAATGACTACAGAAGTCGACGCGGGAACATGGTTGCCATTGGATGGGTTGCTACATCACATTTGAGGTGAGGATAATATAGCCTCTCtttgatcttttatgttttccaTCTTATTCACACGCGAACGACATATTTCAGCAAGTCGGTCAATATATTGTGGATTGACAGAGGTCAATGCATTCTAGAGATCTTATTATGTATTCTATATAGTCATATTCGAGTCTATCATCCAAGAATTCCTTAAGAATTCACCATCTTTATTTGTCACGTATTATTGATACAATTTAGTTTTTAAGTACTGAGTAATAAGTAGCGCCGTCATTCCATCTCCGTGGCTGTTGATGCACATCCATGTTCTCCATCAATTAGATGGCAGTGACGCAATCTTGAGTGAGTCTTGAGTGTTGATACATGATCAAAGTGTTGAACAGAAACTGCAAAATAATATCGGGAGTATTATTAGATAAGCATCGTATCAAGATAGTATATATTGCATTCGTTATACATAATTCTTCATGTATCAAACATCATTACGTTCACTGATATCACTTGCTGCTCTTCGCATCCAGGGATCGGGCTGCTATTCAACCCTTACGCGCTGTCCCAGGGCAGGTGGCTGAGCCTGACCATCTTCCTCGCCATCGCCGTCATCTGCTGCTACACGGGGCTCCTCCTACAGCGATGCATGGACGCCAGCCCGTTCGCGAGGACCTACCCAACATCGGTGCCCTGGCCTTTGTTAGTTGTAATCATGTTGCCTGTATGAGTTGTGTCTGCATGTGTAGTCAGGTCTTGGATGTGAGCTCCCAAAGAATCAGTCAGGCCAAGCCAACGTGCAAGAGGTGGAGTGATTAGTGGTTGCATTAGTTGTTAGCCTATTCGCACGTTCGAGTAGTGGCCACAGGACTCGACCGTGGGATGCCACGTTTTGAGTTCGTGACTGATGAGTCAGGCTAACTGCCCATGTAATACTTGCATCGTTTGTCTATTTAAAGGAGAATACAAGAAAAGGCTGCAATCAAGTCGAGAGCAGCACCAAAAATCCATCTGTTccactgttcatcttcttccttggtTCCTGTGTGAGTTGGTGATCGGGTGATAGCATGAACGAGTTATCTCCAGGAGAGGGGCTGCGTGATGCAGCTCCAACAATTGGTATTCAGAGCCTCAAGATTCGAGGGCCGAGGTGTTGCAGTCGGGAGCTCGCACATCCATGGTGCGATGGAGGATCTGCACGGTGGAGCTGCAGTCGAGGCGTTGCGGAGGCGCGGAGGCTCGGCGCGTCGTGGCGGGTGCAGAGGCGAGGAGGCCGTGGAGGCGCTACGCGGAGGCGCGGAGGGCGCGGTGCTGGACGTCCTGAGGGGCGTCCACCTCGGGTTCTTCGATTTAGTCCTTGACGACTACTGCTCGGACGTCAAGGAGGTCATCAAGGGGGTGCGGTGCGAGGTGCTGCGCGGCTGCACGGTGGCATTCAGCCGAGTGATCCCGTTCGAGGTCTGCGCCGAGGAGCACCCCGTGTGGAGGTTCACCGAGTGGCTTGGCACCGTCTGTGCCGCGGATGTCGATGCGACGGTCGCCCATGTCATGGTGCTGGATCCGGGGACTGAGAAGGCGGTGTAGGCGATCCGCATTGAAGAATTGATATGTCAAGATTAGGGTAATCTTGACAGGTAGTATTTGCATGTAGGTTAAATGTGTTTACTAGCATGTAGTGGTACGGGTGCATGTGTTGCATGCTCAGTTAGTCTATTCATGACCAAGCGAGTAAAGGTTGTGATGTGCCTAGTTGTCCCATGCGTCAAGCTAGCTGCTAGGTGGGCTCGGTGGTAGACCGAGTTAGAATACGTGTGGCATGGCGTAGTGCCCGGATTGGTAGTGAGTAGAGAGAGGATCGACAGCCAAGAGGTGAGTGCACGTATGTGTCATTTGGAGTTAGCCATGCATGTGTTTGAGGCCCCTTGTCGAGCTGAGTATAGGAGCTCCGTCTGAAGATTGACGTCGTCTAGGTTGAGCTAGGGCATCATAATTAGGGGGTGATTTGTTAGTTGTAATCATG harbors:
- the LOC133888914 gene encoding amino acid transporter AVT1I-like; translation: MDTSTNTDIQPPSSAKTTGFLKTCFNGVNALSGIGLLSIPYALSQGGWLSLTIFLAVAVICCYTGLLLQRCIDASPFVRTYPDIGALAFGRRGRLIVAVFMYLELYLVAVDFLILEGDNLEKLFPAASFRLGALRVSGKQGFVLAATLVVLPTTWFSSLSVLAYVAAGGALASVVLIAAVLWVGVFNGVGFHERGRLVHWAGIPSAMSLYSFCFSGHAVFPMIYQGMKDKKRFPMVLFICFTVSTLSYGVMGIIGYLMYGDALKSQVTLNLPSGKVSSKIAIYTTLVNPLTKYALVVTPIAEALEATLGVGKNRLLCVLVRTALVVGTAVVALAVPFFGDVVALTGALLSCTATMLLPCLCYLRVRAKVIRPSQKMYWMETAVCSAIVVVGAAIVVVGTYSSVKQIVRSL